Proteins encoded by one window of Cuniculiplasma divulgatum:
- a CDS encoding dihydroorotate dehydrogenase, protein MVSLAVKTGGVSFESPAILASGILDENGYTMKRVLEDGAGAVVTKSIGTEERNGYFSPVVVPEDTYLINAMGLPNPGIDSFEEEIKIALTAKKPVIGSIFASNTDDFLKLALKMQDFGVSAVELNLSCPHVQGFGSEVGSDPVLVKEIVKTLKGTIKIPVWSKLSPNVTSISEISRAASDSDALVLINTVRAMAIDIEARRPVLTNSYGGMSGTAIKPVGLRCVYEVRKETEIDIIGVGGISSYIDALEYIMAGASVFQIGTALMKYGRSIFMRITGDLEKYMISNGINNLEELVGVAVR, encoded by the coding sequence ATGGTTTCCTTAGCCGTTAAAACAGGAGGAGTTAGTTTTGAATCACCTGCCATACTTGCATCTGGAATTCTTGATGAGAATGGATATACAATGAAAAGAGTTCTGGAGGATGGAGCCGGGGCAGTAGTTACCAAATCCATAGGTACTGAAGAAAGAAACGGCTATTTTTCACCAGTAGTGGTTCCTGAAGATACCTATCTGATTAATGCAATGGGTCTCCCTAACCCAGGAATTGATTCGTTTGAGGAGGAGATTAAGATTGCCCTTACGGCAAAAAAACCTGTGATCGGTAGTATTTTTGCTTCAAATACAGATGATTTCCTTAAATTGGCCCTAAAAATGCAGGACTTTGGAGTTAGTGCTGTAGAACTTAATCTTTCCTGCCCGCACGTTCAGGGGTTCGGATCTGAAGTTGGAAGTGATCCGGTTCTGGTCAAGGAAATTGTAAAAACCCTGAAGGGTACCATTAAAATACCGGTCTGGAGCAAACTCAGTCCAAATGTTACCTCCATATCAGAGATTTCAAGAGCCGCTTCTGACTCGGATGCCCTTGTCTTGATTAATACAGTCAGGGCTATGGCCATTGATATTGAAGCAAGAAGACCTGTTCTCACAAACAGTTATGGGGGAATGTCCGGCACAGCAATTAAACCTGTAGGACTAAGATGTGTTTACGAAGTAAGGAAAGAAACAGAGATTGACATAATAGGCGTTGGTGGGATATCCAGTTACATTGATGCACTTGAATACATAATGGCCGGGGCATCTGTGTTCCAGATAGGAACTGCTCTTATGAAGTACGGTAGAAGTATATTCATGAGAATTACGGGGGATCTGGAGAAATATATGATATCCAATGGAATTAATAACCTGGAGGAGCTTGTTGGGGTGGCTGTGAGATGA